In the Pelotomaculum isophthalicicum JI genome, one interval contains:
- the rplW gene encoding 50S ribosomal protein L23 — MKNPRDVLKKPVVTEKSTSLLKDNKYTFLVDLKANKVEIRQAVENLFKVKVEKVNTMRVKGKIKRVRRIPGKTPDTKKAIVTLKEGNRIEIFEGM, encoded by the coding sequence ATGAAAAATCCGCGCGATGTTTTAAAGAAACCGGTAGTGACCGAGAAGAGCACGTCCTTGTTAAAGGACAATAAATATACTTTTCTGGTTGATCTAAAAGCTAACAAAGTGGAAATCCGGCAGGCTGTCGAGAATTTGTTTAAAGTTAAAGTGGAAAAAGTAAATACCATGCGCGTTAAGGGAAAAATTAAGCGGGTTCGCAGAATCCCCGGCAAAACCCCTGATACGAAAAAGGCGATAGTCACTCTTAAAGAGGGCAATCGAATCGAGATTTTTGAAGGAATGTAG
- a CDS encoding L7Ae/L30e/S12e/Gadd45 family ribosomal protein — MAYELLLSARKKTVGAKQTLKAIERGQAKVVYIAQNADKHVVEPIFRICASKGIRVIQAESMQALGKACGIEVRCASAAVIEE, encoded by the coding sequence ATGGCTTATGAGTTGCTGCTATCAGCGCGAAAAAAAACCGTAGGCGCTAAACAGACATTGAAAGCCATTGAGCGGGGGCAGGCCAAAGTGGTATATATAGCTCAAAACGCTGACAAGCATGTGGTCGAACCAATCTTCCGGATTTGCGCTTCAAAGGGTATCCGAGTAATCCAGGCAGAATCCATGCAGGCGCTGGGAAAGGCCTGTGGTATTGAAGTACGCTGTGCTTCTGCGGCTGTTATTGAGGAATAA
- the rpsG gene encoding 30S ribosomal protein S7, with protein MPRRGAIAKREILPDPVYRSKVLTKLINQVMLDGKKSLAEAVVYGALDIIQEKTSKNPLEVFEQAMKNIMPVLEVKARRVGGANYQVPIEVRHDRRQTLGIRWLTRYSKERAGRTMAEKLAGEIMDAAANTGGSVKKREDTHKMAEANKAFAHYRW; from the coding sequence TTGCCGAGAAGAGGGGCTATTGCCAAACGGGAAATCCTACCGGACCCCGTATACCGGAGCAAGGTTTTAACCAAGTTGATCAACCAAGTGATGTTAGATGGTAAAAAAAGTCTTGCCGAGGCGGTTGTCTACGGTGCGTTGGATATAATCCAAGAAAAAACGAGTAAAAACCCGTTAGAAGTATTTGAACAGGCGATGAAAAATATTATGCCGGTGCTTGAGGTAAAGGCCCGCCGGGTTGGTGGGGCTAACTATCAGGTTCCGATAGAAGTGCGGCATGACCGCAGGCAGACGCTGGGCATTCGCTGGCTGACCCGGTATTCCAAGGAGCGGGCCGGCCGGACCATGGCCGAAAAGCTTGCCGGTGAAATTATGGACGCGGCTGCAAATACAGGCGGTTCCGTAAAGAAGAGAGAAGACACTCATAAAATGGCGGAAGCTAATAAAGCATTTGCGCATTACCGGTGGTAA
- the rplC gene encoding 50S ribosomal protein L3: protein MPKGILGKKVGMTQVFTEVGLAIPVTVIEAGPCLVVQKKTPGTDGYSAIQIGFGEKRERLFTKPLKGHFTKAGVRPLRYLRELRVEDADSYEVGQEIKADIFARGEKVDVVGTSKGHGFSGGIKRHGFHRGPMAHGSKYHRRPGSLGAKGPARVYKGRKLPGQYGSERITVQNLEVVKVDGDRNLLAVKGAIPGPKGGLVLVIPSTKARQR, encoded by the coding sequence ATGCCAAAGGGTATTCTGGGGAAAAAAGTTGGAATGACACAGGTTTTTACCGAAGTAGGTCTGGCCATTCCGGTCACTGTAATTGAAGCAGGTCCTTGCCTCGTAGTGCAAAAGAAGACCCCGGGAACTGACGGTTACAGTGCGATCCAAATCGGTTTCGGAGAGAAGAGGGAGCGTCTTTTTACTAAACCTCTGAAAGGCCATTTTACCAAAGCCGGCGTGCGGCCGTTGCGCTACCTGCGTGAGTTGAGGGTTGAAGATGCGGATTCATACGAGGTAGGCCAGGAAATTAAAGCTGATATTTTTGCCCGGGGGGAAAAAGTAGATGTGGTTGGTACTAGTAAAGGGCACGGCTTTTCCGGCGGGATCAAACGTCACGGTTTTCACCGCGGCCCGATGGCCCATGGTTCCAAGTACCACAGGCGTCCAGGTTCGCTAGGGGCGAAAGGTCCGGCCCGTGTGTATAAAGGCAGGAAATTGCCGGGGCAATACGGCTCGGAGCGAATAACGGTACAGAACCTTGAAGTGGTAAAAGTTGACGGCGATCGCAACCTGCTTGCCGTTAAAGGAGCCATACCCGGACCCAAGGGCGGTCTGGTGCTGGTGATACCGTCGACAAAGGCGCGGCAGCGCTAG
- the rpsJ gene encoding 30S ribosomal protein S10 — protein MKSQKIRIRLKAFDYHILDQSALKIVDTAKRTGASVAGPVPLPTEKNIYTILRSPHVNKDSREQFEMRTHKRLIDIIEPTPKTVDALMRLDLPAGVDIEIKL, from the coding sequence ATGAAAAGCCAAAAAATCAGGATCAGGCTAAAGGCCTTTGACTATCATATTTTAGACCAGTCGGCGTTGAAAATTGTAGATACCGCGAAAAGGACGGGCGCCTCTGTCGCCGGTCCGGTTCCGCTGCCAACTGAAAAAAATATATATACCATTTTACGTAGCCCTCATGTTAACAAGGACTCTCGCGAACAGTTCGAAATGCGGACCCATAAGCGTTTGATTGACATCATCGAGCCTACCCCGAAAACGGTGGACGCTCTTATGCGGCTAGACCTGCCGGCCGGTGTCGACATTGAAATCAAACTATAG
- the fusA gene encoding elongation factor G has protein sequence MARQFSLDKIRNIGIMAHIDAGKTTTTERVLFYTGKVHKIGEVHDGAATMDWMVQEQERGITITSAATSCRWRDYQINIIDTPGHVDFTVEVERSLRVLDGAVAVFCSVGGVEPQSETVWRQADKYGVPRIAFINKMDRVGADFHRGVKMIKERLGANPVALQIPIGMEDKFHGVIDLVRNKAIIYIDELGVDSKETDIPPELAEEANIFRNKLIEAVAESDENLMMKYLENEELSEKDIQEGIRKATLAVQMIPVLCGSAFKNKGVQPLLDAIVDYLPAPTEVPSMRGVDPESGEEKERAASDDEPFAALAFKIMADPYVGKLTFFRVYSGNLQSGSYIYNSTKHKRERIGRILRMHANHREDITEVFTGDIVAAVGLKATSTGDTLCDEKAPIFLESMDFPEPVIHVAIEPKTKMDQEKMGIALQKLAEEDPTFRINTDPETGQTLISGMGELHLEIIIDRMLREFNVEANVGRPQVAYKETIRKKVKAEGKFVRQSGGRGQYGHVVLEIEPREPGSGYEFTSKIIGGVIPKEYIPAVDAGVKEAQENGVLAGFPMVDIGVTLLDGSYHDVDSSEMAFKIAGSIGFKNAAAKAGAVLMEPVMKVEVVVNDEYMGDVIGDVNSRRGRIEEMEPRNGMQIIHALVPLAEMFGYATDLRSRTQGRGTYSMQFSHYTEVPQNIAEGIIARRQG, from the coding sequence ATGGCGCGTCAGTTTTCGTTGGATAAAATTCGAAACATAGGAATAATGGCACATATTGACGCCGGCAAGACCACCACTACCGAGCGGGTATTGTTTTATACCGGTAAAGTGCATAAAATCGGGGAAGTGCATGATGGCGCGGCAACGATGGATTGGATGGTCCAGGAGCAGGAACGGGGTATTACCATTACTTCCGCGGCGACCAGCTGCCGGTGGCGTGATTACCAGATTAATATTATCGATACGCCAGGGCACGTGGACTTCACTGTCGAGGTAGAACGCTCTCTGCGCGTGCTTGATGGCGCAGTAGCGGTTTTTTGCTCAGTTGGGGGCGTCGAACCACAATCCGAGACAGTATGGCGGCAAGCCGACAAGTATGGTGTCCCCAGGATAGCCTTCATAAATAAAATGGACCGCGTGGGGGCCGACTTTCACCGTGGAGTGAAAATGATTAAAGAGCGTTTAGGCGCTAACCCGGTGGCTTTGCAAATACCCATCGGAATGGAAGATAAATTTCATGGTGTCATTGATTTAGTCAGGAATAAGGCGATTATTTATATTGATGAACTGGGCGTCGACAGTAAGGAGACCGACATCCCGCCGGAGCTTGCTGAAGAAGCGAATATATTTAGAAACAAGTTGATTGAAGCGGTTGCCGAATCTGACGAAAATTTGATGATGAAATATCTTGAAAACGAAGAACTTTCGGAGAAAGATATTCAAGAAGGCATTCGCAAAGCTACTCTGGCTGTGCAGATGATCCCGGTGCTGTGCGGTTCCGCTTTTAAGAACAAAGGAGTGCAGCCTTTGCTGGACGCGATTGTGGATTATTTACCCGCGCCCACGGAAGTGCCTTCCATGCGCGGGGTTGACCCGGAAAGCGGCGAAGAAAAAGAACGGGCGGCGAGCGATGATGAACCTTTTGCCGCTCTGGCCTTTAAAATCATGGCTGACCCTTACGTGGGCAAGTTAACCTTTTTTCGGGTTTATTCCGGTAACTTGCAGTCCGGCTCGTATATCTACAATTCAACCAAGCACAAGCGGGAGAGAATCGGGCGCATTCTGAGAATGCATGCCAACCACCGGGAGGATATCACCGAAGTATTTACCGGTGATATTGTTGCCGCAGTGGGGTTGAAAGCCACCAGCACAGGAGACACCCTGTGTGATGAAAAAGCGCCGATTTTTCTTGAATCTATGGATTTTCCTGAACCGGTCATCCATGTGGCCATCGAACCGAAAACCAAGATGGACCAGGAGAAAATGGGGATTGCCCTACAGAAGCTGGCTGAGGAAGATCCCACCTTCCGGATTAATACCGACCCTGAAACAGGGCAAACGCTGATATCGGGTATGGGTGAATTGCACCTGGAGATAATTATCGACCGGATGCTGCGTGAGTTTAATGTGGAAGCAAACGTAGGGCGGCCGCAGGTTGCTTACAAAGAAACTATCAGGAAAAAGGTCAAGGCGGAAGGTAAGTTTGTCCGCCAGTCAGGCGGGCGCGGCCAGTACGGCCATGTTGTTTTGGAAATTGAGCCGCGGGAGCCGGGCTCCGGATATGAGTTTACCAGCAAAATCATTGGCGGGGTCATCCCCAAAGAGTATATTCCGGCAGTTGACGCGGGCGTTAAGGAGGCCCAGGAAAACGGCGTTTTGGCTGGTTTCCCGATGGTAGACATCGGAGTCACCCTGCTGGACGGTTCTTACCACGATGTGGACTCATCGGAAATGGCGTTTAAGATTGCCGGTTCCATTGGTTTTAAGAATGCCGCCGCAAAAGCCGGCGCGGTTTTGATGGAACCGGTTATGAAGGTGGAAGTCGTGGTGAACGATGAGTATATGGGTGACGTGATCGGCGATGTGAACTCCCGTCGAGGGCGGATCGAGGAAATGGAGCCGCGTAACGGGATGCAGATAATCCACGCGCTCGTGCCGCTGGCGGAGATGTTCGGCTATGCCACCGACCTGCGCTCGCGCACACAGGGACGCGGCACCTACAGCATGCAGTTTAGCCATTATACTGAAGTGCCGCAAAATATCGCAGAAGGAATTATTGCCAGACGGCAAGGGTAA
- the rpsL gene encoding 30S ribosomal protein S12, with protein MPTISQLIRKGREEIIKKSTAPALKESPQKRGVCTRVYTTTPKKPNSALRKVARVRLTNGIEVTSYIPGIGHNLQEHSVVLVRGGRVKDIPGVRYHIVRGSLDSAGVQNRKRGRSKYGSKRPKK; from the coding sequence GTGCCAACTATTAGCCAACTGATCCGAAAGGGCAGGGAGGAAATTATTAAAAAGTCTACCGCGCCGGCTCTAAAGGAGAGCCCTCAGAAACGGGGCGTTTGTACCAGGGTATACACGACTACACCGAAGAAGCCCAACTCCGCTTTACGTAAAGTTGCCCGGGTCAGACTTACCAACGGCATTGAGGTAACCTCCTACATTCCGGGCATCGGGCATAACCTGCAAGAGCACTCGGTTGTTCTGGTGCGCGGCGGCAGGGTAAAGGACATACCGGGTGTCAGATATCATATTGTTCGCGGCTCACTGGATTCCGCAGGCGTTCAGAACAGGAAACGGGGACGTTCAAAATACGGTTCGAAGCGGCCTAAAAAATAA
- the tuf gene encoding elongation factor Tu, whose amino-acid sequence MAKQKYERTKPHVNIGTIGHVDHGKTTLTAAITMVLNTVGQATIKKFEEIDNAPEERERGITINTAHVEYETDKRHYAHVDCPGHADYIKNMITGAAQMDGAILVVSAADGPMPQTREHILLARQVNVPYIVVYLNKADMVDDAELLELVDMEVRELLTTYEFPGDEIPIITGSALKAMECACGKKDCEWCKSIWELMDAVDEHVPTPVRDTDKPFLMPVEDVFSITGRGTVATGRVERGMVKVQDEIEIVGLADKPRKTVVTGVEMFRKILDSGQAGDNIGCLLRGVDRKEIERGQVLAKPGSIKPHKNFSAEVLVLTKEEGGRHTPFFNGYRPQFYFRTTDVTGVITLPDGVEMVMPGDNIKVDIDLITPIAIEEGLRFAIREGGRTVGAGVVTGIRE is encoded by the coding sequence ATGGCAAAACAAAAGTATGAGCGGACTAAACCCCACGTTAACATCGGCACCATCGGCCACGTTGACCACGGCAAGACCACCCTGACTGCGGCAATCACCATGGTCCTGAATACAGTCGGTCAGGCGACGATTAAAAAGTTCGAAGAAATCGACAACGCTCCTGAAGAGCGTGAGCGCGGCATTACCATTAATACCGCCCACGTCGAATATGAAACCGATAAGAGACACTATGCCCACGTCGACTGCCCGGGCCACGCCGACTACATCAAAAACATGATTACCGGCGCCGCTCAAATGGACGGGGCGATCCTGGTCGTGTCCGCGGCGGACGGCCCGATGCCCCAAACCCGCGAGCATATCTTGCTGGCCCGCCAGGTCAATGTTCCCTACATCGTAGTATACCTTAACAAAGCTGACATGGTCGACGACGCGGAACTTCTGGAATTGGTCGACATGGAAGTGCGTGAATTGCTGACTACTTATGAATTTCCAGGCGATGAAATCCCCATCATTACCGGTTCGGCGTTAAAAGCGATGGAATGCGCCTGTGGCAAGAAAGACTGTGAATGGTGCAAGTCCATCTGGGAGTTGATGGACGCCGTTGATGAGCATGTTCCAACACCTGTGCGGGATACCGACAAGCCTTTCCTGATGCCGGTCGAAGATGTGTTTTCCATTACCGGTCGCGGTACCGTGGCCACCGGCCGGGTCGAGCGCGGCATGGTCAAAGTGCAGGATGAAATCGAGATCGTGGGACTTGCCGACAAGCCCCGGAAGACCGTGGTGACCGGTGTGGAAATGTTCCGGAAGATTCTTGACAGCGGCCAAGCCGGCGACAATATCGGCTGCCTGCTGCGTGGCGTCGATCGGAAGGAGATCGAGCGCGGGCAGGTTTTGGCAAAACCCGGCTCGATCAAGCCGCACAAAAACTTTTCTGCCGAAGTGTTGGTACTGACCAAGGAAGAGGGCGGCAGGCACACACCGTTTTTCAACGGCTACCGTCCCCAGTTTTATTTCCGTACTACCGACGTGACCGGCGTGATCACCCTGCCGGATGGCGTTGAAATGGTAATGCCGGGAGACAACATTAAAGTTGACATCGACCTGATTACCCCGATCGCCATTGAAGAAGGGCTGCGCTTCGCCATCCGTGAAGGTGGCCGCACTGTGGGCGCGGGCGTTGTTACCGGTATTAGGGAGTAG
- the rpoC gene encoding DNA-directed RNA polymerase subunit beta' codes for MLELNNFDRIRIGLASPEQVISWSSGEVKKPETINYRTLKPERDGLFCERIFGPTRDWECHCGKYKRVRYKGVVCDRCGVEVTRSKVRRERLGHIKLAAPVSHIWYFKGIPSRMGLLLDMSPRALERVLYFVSYIVTDPGDTGLIKKQLLTETEYRENREKYGNTFKASMGAEAIKVLLEEIDLEEQAKELRQELRDVTGQRKIRAIRRLEVVEAFRKSGNRPEWMVLDVVPVIPPELRPMVQLDGGRFATSDLNDLYRRVINRNNRLKRLLDLGAPDIIVRNEKRMLQEAVDALIDNGRRGRPVTGPGNRPLKSLSDMLKGKQGRFRQNLLGKRVDYSGRSVIVVGPNLNIHQCGLPKEMAIELFKPFVMKRLVNDGHAHNIKSAKRMVERVRPEVWDVLEDVISEHPVLLNRAPTLHRLGIQAFEPTLVEGKAIQIHPMVCTAYNADFDGDQMAVHVPLSAEAQSEARLLMLSSNNILNPKDGRPVAIPTQDMVLGIYYLTSEEPGVKGEGKFFKDSEEAVMAYYNDVISLHARIKVRMPDRSMLETTVGRVIFNEVIPPELGYINQIADKKVLSRIVDECYRQLGFSATTKLLDGIKKLGFTFATRAGVTIGIQDITIPEQKKEILRDAEKQVEKVELQYRRGLITEDERYRKVIGIWNDATKNVTDALVETLNRFNPVYMMANSGARGNIQQIRQLAGMRGLMADPSGRIIDLPIKANFREGLTVLEYFISTHGARKGLADTALRTADSGYLTRRLVDVAQDVIVREIDCGTSQGITVEEIKDGTEVIEKIEDRIIGRVAIEDIKVEIDAGDELEEDIIMPATGEVLVRKHTIIDQEHLNKIRQAGVALPQRTLVRADEEITEEHADRIVRAGIKKVKIRSVLTCKTRYGVCIKCYGRNLATGRNVDIGEAVGTIAAQSIGEPGTQLTMRTFHTGGVAGDDITQGLPRVEELFEARRPKGQAIIAEADGVVEVREIKGRKEIEVTTEDGEKAVYQVPYGARLKIKNGDRVDAGDELTEGSVNPHDLLKIKGVQGVQIYLLQEVQRVYRLQGVDINDKHIEVMIRQMLRKVKLDDSGDTDLLPGGLIDIFEFEDENTRIEALGGEPATARAVLLGITKASLATDSFLSAASFQETTRVLTEAAIKGKLDPLIGLKENVIIGKLIPAGTGMSRYRNISISILDEEGMEDQDYESDEDILESDQVQDDFLTTTTV; via the coding sequence TTGCTGGAATTAAATAATTTTGACCGTATTCGTATCGGCCTGGCATCTCCCGAGCAAGTCATTAGCTGGTCCAGCGGCGAGGTTAAAAAACCTGAAACAATCAACTACCGTACTTTGAAACCGGAAAGGGACGGGTTGTTCTGTGAGCGTATTTTTGGGCCGACCCGTGACTGGGAATGTCACTGTGGCAAATATAAGCGTGTCCGCTACAAGGGAGTGGTTTGCGACCGGTGCGGAGTAGAGGTGACCCGTTCCAAAGTGCGCCGGGAGCGCCTCGGTCATATCAAACTTGCCGCTCCGGTTTCACATATATGGTATTTTAAAGGTATTCCCAGCCGGATGGGTCTGTTGCTGGATATGTCCCCACGCGCTTTGGAAAGGGTATTATATTTTGTTTCATATATTGTGACTGATCCCGGCGATACCGGGTTAATCAAGAAGCAGTTGCTTACCGAAACGGAGTACCGGGAAAACAGGGAAAAATACGGCAACACTTTTAAAGCGAGCATGGGTGCTGAAGCCATTAAAGTTCTTTTGGAGGAAATTGATCTGGAGGAACAGGCTAAAGAGCTTCGCCAGGAATTGAGAGACGTTACCGGCCAGCGTAAAATCAGGGCAATCAGGCGTCTGGAAGTGGTGGAAGCTTTCCGCAAGTCAGGAAACCGGCCCGAGTGGATGGTGCTGGATGTTGTTCCGGTTATTCCTCCCGAGCTTCGCCCGATGGTTCAGCTGGATGGCGGACGTTTTGCCACGTCCGACTTGAATGATTTATACCGCAGGGTGATTAACCGCAACAACCGTCTAAAAAGATTGCTGGATCTCGGCGCTCCGGATATTATTGTCAGAAATGAAAAAAGAATGCTCCAGGAGGCTGTTGATGCCCTGATTGACAACGGTCGCCGGGGTAGGCCGGTTACAGGCCCGGGCAACCGCCCGTTGAAATCGCTGAGCGATATGCTGAAAGGAAAGCAAGGCCGTTTTCGCCAGAACCTTCTGGGCAAACGGGTTGATTACTCCGGCCGCTCAGTTATAGTCGTCGGTCCGAATCTGAATATCCACCAGTGCGGCTTGCCTAAAGAAATGGCTATTGAGTTGTTTAAGCCTTTTGTCATGAAACGCCTGGTGAATGACGGTCATGCCCATAACATAAAAAGCGCTAAACGCATGGTTGAGAGAGTGCGTCCGGAGGTTTGGGATGTGCTTGAAGATGTTATCAGCGAACATCCTGTTCTGCTTAACCGTGCTCCAACCTTGCACCGCTTGGGCATCCAGGCTTTCGAACCAACGCTGGTGGAGGGAAAGGCCATTCAGATCCACCCGATGGTTTGTACCGCTTATAACGCTGACTTCGACGGCGACCAAATGGCCGTGCACGTGCCCCTGTCCGCGGAAGCGCAATCCGAGGCCAGGTTGCTGATGCTTTCATCGAATAATATTTTGAACCCTAAGGACGGCCGCCCGGTAGCCATACCTACTCAGGACATGGTTTTAGGCATCTACTACCTAACTTCGGAAGAGCCCGGAGTAAAGGGTGAAGGAAAGTTTTTTAAAGACAGTGAAGAGGCTGTAATGGCTTATTACAACGATGTTATTTCGCTGCATGCCAGGATAAAAGTGCGGATGCCCGACAGAAGCATGCTTGAAACTACTGTCGGCAGGGTTATTTTTAATGAGGTTATACCTCCTGAATTAGGTTATATTAACCAGATAGCGGATAAAAAAGTGCTGAGCCGGATTGTTGATGAATGTTACCGGCAACTGGGTTTCTCGGCTACCACCAAATTGCTTGACGGAATTAAAAAGCTCGGTTTTACTTTTGCCACTAGGGCGGGAGTCACCATTGGCATTCAAGACATAACAATTCCGGAACAGAAAAAAGAAATTCTCAGAGATGCCGAAAAACAGGTTGAAAAAGTCGAGTTGCAGTACCGTCGTGGCTTGATTACGGAAGATGAGCGGTACCGGAAAGTGATTGGGATATGGAACGACGCGACGAAAAATGTTACCGACGCGCTGGTTGAAACGCTTAACCGGTTCAACCCGGTTTATATGATGGCCAATTCCGGCGCCCGCGGAAATATCCAGCAGATCCGCCAGCTTGCCGGGATGCGTGGTTTGATGGCCGATCCTTCCGGCCGGATTATCGACCTGCCGATCAAGGCGAACTTCCGGGAAGGCCTTACCGTTTTGGAATACTTCATTTCTACTCACGGCGCCAGGAAAGGTTTGGCTGATACGGCGCTGCGCACGGCTGACTCCGGCTACCTGACCCGCCGTTTAGTGGACGTCGCCCAGGATGTGATTGTCAGGGAAATTGACTGCGGCACTTCGCAGGGCATTACAGTTGAGGAGATTAAAGACGGCACCGAAGTTATTGAAAAGATTGAAGACCGGATTATCGGAAGGGTAGCGATTGAGGATATCAAGGTGGAGATAGACGCCGGCGACGAGCTGGAAGAGGACATTATCATGCCGGCGACCGGTGAGGTGCTGGTGCGAAAACACACAATTATTGATCAGGAGCATTTGAATAAAATACGGCAGGCCGGCGTCGCCTTGCCGCAAAGGACCCTGGTACGCGCTGATGAAGAAATCACTGAAGAACACGCTGATCGAATTGTTAGAGCAGGTATAAAAAAAGTAAAGATTCGTTCCGTTTTAACCTGTAAGACCCGTTATGGCGTATGCATCAAATGCTACGGACGCAACCTGGCTACCGGCCGCAATGTCGACATCGGTGAGGCCGTTGGCACCATCGCCGCTCAGAGCATCGGCGAGCCGGGCACCCAGCTTACCATGCGCACCTTCCATACCGGCGGCGTGGCCGGGGATGATATTACCCAGGGCTTGCCGCGTGTGGAAGAACTTTTTGAGGCCCGGCGCCCCAAAGGTCAAGCTATCATTGCCGAGGCGGACGGCGTGGTCGAAGTGCGGGAAATTAAAGGACGCAAAGAAATTGAAGTTACCACAGAGGACGGCGAGAAAGCCGTTTATCAAGTGCCTTACGGCGCCCGTCTTAAAATTAAAAACGGCGACCGGGTCGACGCCGGTGACGAGCTGACAGAAGGGTCGGTAAATCCGCATGACCTGCTCAAGATCAAAGGGGTTCAGGGCGTGCAGATTTATCTTCTTCAAGAGGTTCAGCGGGTTTACCGGCTGCAGGGTGTGGATATTAACGACAAGCATATTGAAGTAATGATTAGACAAATGCTGCGGAAAGTTAAACTGGATGACTCCGGTGACACCGACCTGCTGCCGGGTGGTCTGATTGATATATTCGAGTTTGAAGATGAAAATACCCGGATTGAAGCGTTAGGAGGCGAACCCGCCACCGCCAGGGCGGTGCTGCTGGGGATTACCAAGGCTTCTCTGGCTACAGATTCATTTCTGTCCGCCGCATCTTTCCAGGAGACTACCAGGGTGCTTACCGAAGCGGCCATTAAGGGCAAGTTGGACCCGCTTATCGGCCTGAAAGAAAACGTGATCATCGGCAAGCTTATTCCTGCCGGCACGGGGATGTCCCGCTACCGCAACATCAGTATCAGTATATTAGATGAAGAAGGCATGGAAGATCAGGATTATGAAAGTGATGAAGATATCCTCGAAAGTGATCAAGTGCAGGATGATTTTCTGACGACGACTACTGTATAG
- the rplD gene encoding 50S ribosomal protein L4 encodes MPTVAIYNINGEQVGELTLKDEVFGVEVNESVLHDAVVMQLASRRLGTHATKTRADVSGGGRKPWRQKGTGRARHGTSRSPIWRGGGIVFGPHPRDYQYSLPKKVRRLALKSALSSKVHSGDILVVEQLQMEQPKTRDMAKILNNLKINDALLVTAEADQAVEKSARNIPGIKPLTANGLNVYDILAYNKLIMTKDAVARVEEVLAQ; translated from the coding sequence ATGCCTACAGTAGCAATTTATAATATTAACGGCGAACAGGTCGGGGAACTAACGCTGAAAGATGAGGTATTCGGCGTTGAAGTTAATGAATCTGTTTTGCATGATGCCGTTGTGATGCAGTTGGCCAGCCGTCGCCTGGGTACCCACGCTACTAAAACCAGGGCTGATGTGAGCGGTGGTGGCCGCAAGCCATGGCGGCAAAAAGGCACCGGCAGAGCTCGTCACGGCACCTCCCGTTCACCAATCTGGCGTGGCGGCGGGATTGTTTTTGGGCCACATCCCAGAGACTACCAATATAGTCTGCCTAAAAAGGTAAGGAGGCTGGCTTTGAAATCAGCCCTCTCATCTAAAGTCCATTCCGGTGACATTCTGGTTGTGGAGCAATTGCAGATGGAGCAGCCAAAAACCAGGGATATGGCTAAAATATTAAACAACCTCAAAATCAATGACGCACTGCTGGTAACAGCGGAAGCTGATCAGGCGGTGGAAAAGTCAGCCCGTAATATACCGGGGATCAAGCCGCTTACTGCCAACGGACTCAATGTATATGACATCCTGGCGTATAACAAGCTGATCATGACTAAGGATGCGGTGGCCAGGGTTGAGGAGGTGCTCGCGCAATGA